In Choloepus didactylus isolate mChoDid1 chromosome 6, mChoDid1.pri, whole genome shotgun sequence, one DNA window encodes the following:
- the MPZL2 gene encoding myelin protein zero-like protein 2 gives MYGKTLTRVGLLLLGVQLTALWPIAAVEIYTSHVLQAVNGTDVRLKCTFSSFAPVGNALTVTWNFRPQNGGPEQFVYYYHMEPFKPMSGRFKDRVVWDGNPERYDVSIILWKLQFDDNGTYTCHVKNPPDVDGLIGEIRLSVVHTVPFSEIHFLALAIGSSCALMVIIVIVVVLFHHFRKKRWADRADKVVAIKSTEEEKLNQEKKVSVYLEDMD, from the exons ATGTATGGCAAGACCCTTACGCGGGTGGGGCTGCTTCTCCTCGGCGTACAGCTCACAG CACTCTGGCCCATAGCAGCTGTGGAAATTTACACTTCCCATGTGCTGCAGGCTGTTAACGGGACAGACGTTCGGTTAAAATGCACTTTCTCCAGCTTTGCCCCTGTGGGTAATGCTCTAACAGTGACCTGGAATTTCCGTCCTCAAAATGGGGGGCCTGAGCAGTTT GTATACTACTACCACATGGAGCCCTTCAAGCCCATGAGTGGGAGGTTCAAGGACCGGGTGGTCTGGGATGGGAACCCTGAGCGGTACGATGTCTCCATCATCCTCTGGAAGCTGCAGTTTGATGACAATGGGACATACACTTGCCACGTGAAGAACCCACCTGATGTTGATGGGCTGATAGGGGAGATCCGGCTCAGTGTCGTGCACACTG tacCCTTCTCTGAGATCCACTTCCTGGCACTGGCCATTGGCTCCTCCTGTGCACTAATGGTTATAATAGTAATTGTGGTGGTCCTCTTCCACCATTTCCGGAAAAAGCGGTGGGCGGACAGAGCTGATAAAGTGGTGGCGATAAAATC AACAGAAGAGGAAAAGCTCAACCAAGAAAAAAAGGTCTCAGTTTATTTAGAAGACATGGATTAA